A segment of the candidate division WOR-3 bacterium genome:
GCCGACACAGACGACAGGGTGTATCCGGCTCATTCTTTTAAATTCGCGGCAGAACTACAGGAAAAATCTTCCGGAGAAAGTCCCGTGCTACTGAGAATTGAGGAAAAAGCAGGACACGGACACGGAAAATCATTGTCGAAACTGGTGGAACAAGCCTCAGATATATACTCTTTCCTTAATAAAACACTCGGGCTTGAAGGTTGATGTTTAAAAATATTAGAAATTTTAAACCGTAAATCGAAGATAACAGAACAATTCTGTTTTCTTACGGGTATTTTTTGAAATATTTAAAAAATTGGAATATTTCCATTCAGCGTTCGGTATTCATGATTGTTTTCTCAGGAGGTATTTATGATTAAGAAATATTTGGTAATTGCGGTTCTGTTTTTTGCATCGACCGTAATATTCGGGGAAGAAAACGGCGAAATTCAGCTAAATCCGACAGAGGATGTAAACTCTCTTACAGGATATTACATACCCGTGGATATTGAGGATTGTTTCATGGAGTTGAATAAGATGCTACCCGAGGAAACGATTGATAAAATGTCTGAAGGAAAGGAATCAGAAATGATTAACTACCATCACGGTTTGGGAACCTGGATCAGAAACAACTGGGGGCTATGGTCCGATTCGCGTCTGGCTGACTATTTTAATTCTTTGGGAATTTTGCATCCGGACGATATGTCGTCTATCATTTTAGATTCTTTTTGGAAGAGATTGAACGGGAAGCCGCTCGAACTGGAAAAACAGGTACAGTTTTATATTGATTACTGGGAAAATCAGATGGAACAAACCGATGAAGAGTGAAAAAAATGCATGAAGAATTTACCGGTCAAAACGGCTTGTTCATTGATTTTCCGGCTATGGTATAATTAAATTTAATGCGGGTATAATATTTTGGAATTGATTTGAAAAAAATACAGTCCTTTCTTCTTGAAAAAGCAAAAAATGAATGTCTGCCGTATCTGAAAGGTTTGCCCCAGTTTTCTTCATTTGAAAATAAATTGTCATTTCTGATTGTAGGTTCAGTGGCCTCGGGTCTTTGCAGAAAAAATTCCGACATTGACATTGCTGTTGTCAGCAGAGAAAAGATATTCGATGAAATATCGAAAAATACCTCCTGGAAGGAAGGGAAACCTTCAGAAGTGATGATTGGAGAAGCTCAACTTCATTATTATGGTATAACGCTGGAGAAAATAGAACAAAAACTCGTGGAACTCAACGATTTTTATCTCTATGAATACAGCAATGCCATTGTTCTTGAAGATCCTTCGAAAAATTTCACAAAAAAGATATCAGTGCTGACTGCCGTTAATCCAATGGTCAGAAAACAGAGGCTTGAAGGAAAGCTCGATATGCTAATAAGGAGAAACAGAGCGATAAAGTATTCCCTTGAGTTGAGAGACATAATGAGTGTCGGAAAAATTGTTTTTGAGGTAATGTCATTGGCCCTGAAAGTTATAGCCCTGCTGGATGATGTTTCTTTTGATCCGAGAAAAAGACTTTTCAACACCGCTCTTAAAGGAAAAATCGGCAAATCGGCTGAGGATGAAGTAAGACATTTGTTCGGACTCATTGGTCAGATTGGAAATCTCAGGACTGATTCAGAATTTTCCAAATTCTCATTTCCTAAGGAAATGAATATATTCATTGGACTGTTGTCGCATGAGGCTGCTGCACAAGGTTTTCAAGTGGGGCTTGAAAAACCTGACATGCGTTTTGCTGAAAGATGAGGAAAGGGAGAAGATGCAGCCGGAAAAGCAAAGGTTTATAATTGTTAAAACGTGAAGTTCTCGGTAAAGATTATGATTGGCTCAAATAAATATCTTTAAAAACATGAAAAGGTAAGAAAGGGTTTTTATGAACTTGTCAAGTTGGGTATTGGGAATAATAATTGCTTTTCTGTTTGCCGTAATAATATTGTTTTCGTTTGTCACGCGATTGAAAGACGAGAAAAAGGCGCAAGAAGAATACGAAAAGAAGGGAATAATATGAAGAAAAGACGCATACAGTTTGTCTCGGACGATTTGGTAAAACAGATAATTGAAGGTAAAAAAACAGCAAGCGTTGTGAAAATGGGGGAAGTGGACGTCTCGGACGGAAACTACGATGATCCGCTCGTCGTCGGCGAATACTACGATGTATATGACAGCTCGTTAATCCGGAGGGTTACTATTCGGATTACCGGCATGGAGCTTTGCAGATGGGATAAAATCCCTGAGAGTTTATGGTCGGGTGAGACTAACATTAGCGCCGATGAATTCAAGGCGGACCACATCGAATATTTTGATAATCCTGGTCCTGAATTCGAGTTTGTCGCTTATTACTTCATAAAAGTAGAATGAATTGATTGTAAGCGCGAGCAGACGCACGGACATTCCTGCGTTTTATACCGAATGGTTTTTCAAAAGGATAAGCGAAGGCAAAGTACAGGTCAGGAATCCCAGGAATTTGAATCTTGTTAAGGAAATTTCTCTCGTTCCGGACAATGTCGACGGCTTTGTCTTCTGGACAAAAAATCCTTCACCGATGATCAGTAGTCTTTCAGAAATAGAAAAATACGCCTATTATTTTCAGTTTACTTTGAACTCATACGAAAATGATGTGGAACCTAACGTCGCGAAAAAAGAAGAGAGGGTGGGCGCTTTCAAAAAACTGTCGGATCTGATCGGTCCGGACAGAATCGTCTGGAGGTACGACCCTATACTTCTGACTAAAAAATATTCTGTGGAATGGCACGTTTTATCTTTTGAAAAAACCTCGAATTCTCTCAGTGGCCGGACGAAAAAGTGTGTCATAAGCTTTGTCGATGAGTACAAGAAATGTGAAAACAATCTGAGATCTATAGGTCTTATAGATTTTGACGAACGGACGATTTACGAATTGAGCGCCAAGCTTGCGGAAATTTCTGAAAAATCCGCTATGGAACTTACGACTTGTGCAGAGAGCTCAGATCTGTCCTCGCTAGGTATAAAAAGAGGAAAATGTGTAGACGCCGGTCTCCTGGAGAAAATATCGGGAAGAAAAGTTACCGGTACCAAAGACCGGGCTCGGAGGGAAAAATGCCTCTGCGACACGAGCGTGGACATCGGTGTTTACGGCTCCTGCCCGGCCGGATGCATATACTGCTACGCCGGCCCATGCAATGAAAAAGTACGGAACAAATTTTTTGAGTACGATCCAAATCTTCCGCTTCTTTCTTTTTAGACAATCCGGTTTATAATATCGTTAAGTTACTTTCAACGGAGGCCGGTCATGATTAAAAAATATTATTATTGTCTTTTGAGTGTAATATTTCTGGCGGCAATTTCAGGATGCAGTGATAAAAATCCGAATGAACCAGGACCCGGCACTAGCAGGGATTACCGCGAAGACATGCGAATTTTTGTTCAAAAAGTTAATTCATACGCTGACAGCCTTAGGCCGGGCTTCATTGTCGTTCCGCAGAACGGTAACGAACTGATAACCTCTGACGGAGAAGCCGGCGGTCCTCTGAAGACGGAATATATCGCCGCGATAGACGGTTTAGGAAGGGAAGACCTTTTTTACGGATACGATCAGGACGACATACCGACACCTGCCGTGGAAAGGGATTACATGACGGGATTTCTCGACCGCGCGGAAATAAACGGCATAGAGGTTCTCGTCACTGACTATTGTTCGACGAGAATTTTTGTCGATTCTTCATATCAGATGAATTTTCAAAGGGATTACATTTCATTTGCGGCAGACAAAAGGGAATTAAACAACATTCCGTCATATCCCGCGGCGCCTTATCACTCAAACCTTTTTGACATCTTAAATATAAATGAAGCCAAGAATTTTCTTTATTTGATTAATCCGGAACAGTACCAGAGCAAAACCCAATACTTGAACGCGCTCTCCTCGACGGATTTCGACCTTCTCATAATAGAC
Coding sequences within it:
- a CDS encoding DUF1848 domain-containing protein, which translates into the protein MIVSASRRTDIPAFYTEWFFKRISEGKVQVRNPRNLNLVKEISLVPDNVDGFVFWTKNPSPMISSLSEIEKYAYYFQFTLNSYENDVEPNVAKKEERVGAFKKLSDLIGPDRIVWRYDPILLTKKYSVEWHVLSFEKTSNSLSGRTKKCVISFVDEYKKCENNLRSIGLIDFDERTIYELSAKLAEISEKSAMELTTCAESSDLSSLGIKRGKCVDAGLLEKISGRKVTGTKDRARREKCLCDTSVDIGVYGSCPAGCIYCYAGPCNEKVRNKFFEYDPNLPLLSF
- a CDS encoding nucleotidyltransferase domain-containing protein, with protein sequence MKKIQSFLLEKAKNECLPYLKGLPQFSSFENKLSFLIVGSVASGLCRKNSDIDIAVVSREKIFDEISKNTSWKEGKPSEVMIGEAQLHYYGITLEKIEQKLVELNDFYLYEYSNAIVLEDPSKNFTKKISVLTAVNPMVRKQRLEGKLDMLIRRNRAIKYSLELRDIMSVGKIVFEVMSLALKVIALLDDVSFDPRKRLFNTALKGKIGKSAEDEVRHLFGLIGQIGNLRTDSEFSKFSFPKEMNIFIGLLSHEAAAQGFQVGLEKPDMRFAER
- a CDS encoding endo alpha-1,4 polygalactosaminidase — protein: MIKKYYYCLLSVIFLAAISGCSDKNPNEPGPGTSRDYREDMRIFVQKVNSYADSLRPGFIVVPQNGNELITSDGEAGGPLKTEYIAAIDGLGREDLFYGYDQDDIPTPAVERDYMTGFLDRAEINGIEVLVTDYCSTRIFVDSSYQMNFQRDYISFAADKRELNNIPSYPAAPYHSNLFDILNINEAKNFLYLINPEQYQSKTQYLNALSSTDFDLLIIDAFFQGTLLTYDDVQTLGNKASGGSRLVLAYMSIGEAENYRYYWKNEWITDPPSWLGEENPDWPGNFRVEYWDPGWQSVIFGNDSSYTKKIIDAGFDGVYLDIIDAFEYYEVN